The proteins below are encoded in one region of Hordeum vulgare subsp. vulgare chromosome 3H, MorexV3_pseudomolecules_assembly, whole genome shotgun sequence:
- the LOC123440092 gene encoding uncharacterized protein LOC123440092: MQEASSSSLPALSSAYQPLPSLYLGFLAIWAASGISWAFSSWRNRHFQANNLQWILALVPLIKALQMALSFLFWYSCVHLQTCSLWMSFGVYVTGILFQTASFVSFMLISHGYCIMYERLSIRERRTTAGLGCLLYLSLIGYKAAVPYFTGFLLMNYFASFYIIFRRTSQCLLVLREQLNFVEEEDIHSLHGTLNTKYTMFKRFQGTMQVAAVAFIMVYMRADDTPDNFWFRVLVREWVQFCIFMYIGWNFRIPEASLHLPVMPLMKSNWTIAMPPIYSVEMDAADFRGLVSDEWHVGVRTSRADACYSSEPLLVLVQNPSPKVSRAAIASGFS, encoded by the exons ATGCAAGAGGCCTCGTCGTCTTCTCTCCCGGCGCTGAGCAGCGCCTACCAGCCTCTCCCGTCGCTGTACCTTGGGTTCTTGGCGATATGGGCGGCGTCGGGGATCTCCTGGGCCTTCAGCTCATGGAGGAATCGGCACTTCCAG GCAAATAACCTTCAGTGGATCCTGGCCTTGGTTCCCCTGATCAAAGCTTTGCAAATGGCACTCTCATTTCTGTTCTG GTACTCGTGCGTCCACCTTCAGACATGCTCGCTGTGGATGTCGTTCGGCGTGTACGTGACGGGGATCCTCTTCCAGACGGCCTCCTTCGTCTCCTTCATGCTCATCTCCCACGGTTACTGCATCATGTACGAGCGCCTCTCCATCAGGGAGAGACGCACGACCGCgggtctcgggtgcctcctctaCCTTAGCCTCATCGGTTATAAAGCTGCAGTCCCTTACTTCACC gggTTTCTTCTGATGAACTACTTCGCGTCATTCTACATCATATTCCGCCGCACATCGCAATGCCTGTTGGTTCTTCGCGAGCAGCTTAATTTCGTGGAGGAGGAAGACATCCATTCACTGCATGGGACACTCAACACCAAGTACACAATGTTCAA GAGATTTCAGGGTACAATGCAGGTGGCAGCGGTGGCATTCATCATG GTGTACATGAGGGCTGACGATACGCCGGATAACTTCTGGTTCCGCGTGTTGGTACGCGAATGGGTACAGTTCTGCATCTTCATGTACATTGG GTGGAACTTCAGGATCCCTGAAGCATCACTCCACCTGCCGGTCATGCCCCTGATGAAGTCAAACTGGACGATTGCCATGCCACCCATTTACAGCGTG GAAATGGATGCAGCCGATTTCAGAGGCCTCGTCTCGGACGAATGGCATGTTGGAGTG AGGACTTCTCGTGCCGACGCCTGCTATTCTTCAGAACCGTTGCTGGTGCTAGTCCAGAATCCTAGCCCCAAGGTCTCCCGTGCCGCCATAGCTTCAGGCTTCAGTTGA